One Oncorhynchus nerka isolate Pitt River linkage group LG5, Oner_Uvic_2.0, whole genome shotgun sequence genomic window carries:
- the polr2g gene encoding DNA-directed RNA polymerase II subunit RPB7, with product MFYHISLEHEILLHPRYFGPNLLNTVKQKLFTEVEGTCTGKYGFVIAVTTIDNIGAGVIQPGRGFVLYPVKYKAIVFRPFKGEVVDAVVTQVNKVGLFTEIGPMSCFISRHSIPSEMEFDPNSNPPCYKTTDEDIVIQQDDEIRLKIVGTRVDKNDIFAIGSLMDDYLGLVS from the exons ATGTTTTATCAT ATTTCCCTGGAGCATGAGATCCTGCTCCACCCTCGGTACTTTGGTCCCAATCTCCTGAACACTGTGAAACAGAAGCTCTTCACAGAAGTGGAGGGAACATGCACAGGAAA ATATGGGTTCGTCATTGCGGTGACCACCATTGACAACATTGGTGCAGGTGTCATCCAACCAGGCAGGGGATTCGTGCTTTACCCAGTCAAGTACAAGGCTATTGTTTTCCGTCCATTCAAAGGCGAGGTGGTAGATGCCGTGGTTACCCAGGTCAACAAG GTTGGCCTTTTCACAGAGATCGGTCCCATGTCCTGTTTCATCTCTCGTCAC TCCATTCCCTCAGAGATGGAGTTTGACCCCAACTCAAATCCTCCCTGTTATAAGACCACTGACGAG GACATTGTAATCCAACAGGATGATGAGATTCGGTTGAAAATCGTGGGAACAAGAGTGGATAAAAACGACATT TTTGCCATTGGATCCCTCATGGACGATTACCTGG GTCTTGTCAGCTGA